One Sphingopyxis macrogoltabida genomic region harbors:
- a CDS encoding DUF4287 domain-containing protein: MADEFEKMGENLRAKTGKGLDEWVATARAAGIAGHMALVSYLKSEHGLGHGYANMIVHAANASAAVSQDGDDLVTAAFDGTKAHWRPLYDRLVGLVQGFGGDVEFAPKKGYVSLRRKKQFALLQPSTKDRFDIGLALKGVEPAGRLEPAGSWNAMVSHRVRIAADEEAGDDVADWLRAAYDRAG, encoded by the coding sequence ATGGCCGACGAATTCGAAAAGATGGGCGAGAATCTCCGTGCCAAGACCGGCAAGGGGCTCGACGAATGGGTTGCGACCGCGCGCGCCGCCGGGATCGCCGGACATATGGCGCTGGTGAGTTACCTGAAATCCGAGCACGGGCTGGGGCACGGCTATGCGAACATGATTGTCCATGCGGCGAACGCATCGGCGGCGGTGTCGCAGGACGGCGACGATCTGGTCACAGCGGCATTCGACGGGACGAAGGCGCATTGGCGGCCGCTCTACGACCGGCTCGTCGGGCTGGTGCAGGGTTTCGGCGGCGATGTCGAGTTCGCGCCGAAGAAGGGCTATGTCAGCCTGCGCCGCAAGAAACAGTTCGCGCTGCTCCAGCCGTCGACAAAGGATCGCTTCGATATCGGCCTTGCGCTAAAGGGCGTGGAACCGGCGGGCCGGCTGGAGCCGGCGGGAAGCTGGAATGCGATGGTCTCGCACCGCGTCAGGATTGCGGCGGACGAGGAGGCGGGCGACGATGTCGCGGACTGGCTGCGCGCCGCCTATGACCGGGCCGGTTGA
- the gshB gene encoding glutathione synthase: MTLRAAVQMDPMAGININGDSSFHLILKALERGYELYHYDVRGLTWEAGRLTTRAHRIVEAKREAGDHYRFGDPVTLDLGRDIDVVLMRQDPPFDLGYLTGTWLLERIAGETLVVNDPVSVRNAPEKVFVLDFPEYMPPTMVTRDLDAVKDFQARHGAVVVKPLHGNGGKAVFRIDADGSNLGALVELFGQVWPEPFMVQQFLPSVSKGDKRIVLVDGEVAGAINRKPGEGEFRSNLAVGGYAEAAELTPREQEICDVLGPQLRERGLVFVGIDVIGGEWLTEINVTSPTGIVAIDRFNNSDTAGMIWDAILRRIG, encoded by the coding sequence ATGACCCTGCGCGCAGCCGTGCAAATGGACCCGATGGCCGGCATCAACATCAATGGCGACAGCAGTTTCCACCTGATCCTGAAAGCGCTTGAGCGCGGGTACGAACTCTATCACTACGACGTTCGCGGCCTGACCTGGGAGGCCGGGCGGCTGACCACCAGGGCGCACCGCATCGTCGAGGCAAAGCGCGAAGCTGGCGATCACTACCGGTTCGGCGATCCGGTGACGCTCGACCTTGGCCGCGATATCGACGTCGTGCTGATGCGGCAGGATCCGCCCTTCGATCTTGGTTACCTCACCGGCACCTGGCTGCTCGAGCGAATCGCGGGCGAGACGCTGGTCGTCAACGACCCGGTATCCGTCCGCAATGCGCCGGAAAAAGTCTTCGTGCTCGACTTTCCCGAGTATATGCCGCCGACGATGGTCACGCGCGATCTCGACGCGGTGAAGGATTTTCAGGCGCGCCACGGCGCCGTCGTGGTCAAGCCGCTGCACGGCAACGGCGGCAAGGCGGTGTTCCGCATCGACGCCGACGGCAGCAATCTCGGCGCGCTGGTCGAACTCTTCGGACAGGTGTGGCCCGAACCCTTCATGGTCCAGCAATTCCTGCCGAGCGTCAGCAAGGGCGACAAGCGCATCGTCCTCGTCGACGGCGAGGTCGCGGGCGCGATCAACCGCAAACCCGGCGAGGGCGAATTCCGGTCGAACCTCGCGGTTGGCGGCTATGCCGAGGCCGCCGAATTGACGCCGCGCGAGCAGGAAATCTGCGACGTGCTGGGACCGCAACTGCGTGAGCGGGGGCTGGTCTTCGTCGGCATCGACGTGATCGGCGGCGAATGGCTCACCGAAATCAACGTCACCTCGCCCACGGGAATCGTCGCGATCGACCGCTTCAACAACAGCGATACGGCGGGAATGATCTGGGACGCGATCCTGCGACGGATCGGTTAG
- a CDS encoding NRDE family protein, whose protein sequence is MCVVALARQVHRDWPLILIGNRDEFHARPAAPLHAWDDGSGIVAGRDLQAGGTWLGVHRPSGRVVVVTNVRGAMPDPAKESRGAQVTDLLRGDGRFADPAAEDLPRFNAFNLFAVAGDATRLLTNRPVPLIMPLDVGVHALANEPVDAPCPRAERLRLALEEVAREGSDPEGLLDTLTAEDDPALFLRGDVYGTRASTLVLIATDGSVRMTERRYEAGGRSIGTTALEFRIG, encoded by the coding sequence ATGTGTGTCGTTGCTCTCGCCCGGCAAGTCCATCGCGATTGGCCGCTGATCCTGATCGGGAACCGCGATGAATTTCACGCGCGTCCCGCCGCGCCGCTCCACGCGTGGGACGACGGCAGCGGGATCGTCGCCGGGCGCGACCTGCAGGCGGGCGGTACCTGGCTGGGGGTACACCGGCCAAGCGGACGCGTCGTCGTGGTGACCAATGTCCGCGGCGCGATGCCCGATCCTGCCAAGGAGTCGCGCGGCGCGCAGGTGACCGATCTGTTGCGCGGCGACGGACGTTTTGCCGATCCGGCGGCCGAAGATCTGCCGCGCTTCAATGCCTTCAACCTGTTCGCCGTCGCTGGCGACGCGACGCGGCTGCTCACCAATCGGCCGGTGCCGCTGATCATGCCGCTGGATGTTGGCGTGCATGCGCTCGCGAACGAACCGGTCGACGCGCCCTGCCCGCGCGCCGAGCGGCTGCGGCTGGCGCTGGAAGAGGTCGCCCGCGAGGGGAGCGATCCCGAAGGCCTGCTCGATACGCTGACTGCGGAAGACGACCCGGCACTGTTCCTGCGCGGCGACGTCTATGGCACCCGCGCCTCGACGCTCGTGCTGATCGCGACCGACGGCAGCGTGCGCATGACCGAACGCCGATATGAAGCGGGCGGCCGCTCCATCGGAACGACCGCCCTCGAATTTCGCATCGGCTGA
- a CDS encoding YraN family protein yields MNRAAAEARGRKAERRAAWWLRLHGWRIVGERLRVPVGEVDLVARRGRILAFIEVKWRDRAEDLDFAIDEYRLRRVAAAAEILRHRLARPDDDIRIDVMLLAPKRLPRHLVHVWQP; encoded by the coding sequence TTGAACCGCGCCGCCGCCGAAGCGCGCGGCCGCAAGGCCGAACGCCGCGCCGCATGGTGGCTGCGACTGCATGGCTGGCGCATCGTCGGCGAACGGCTGCGCGTTCCGGTGGGCGAGGTCGACCTCGTCGCGCGGCGCGGCCGCATCCTTGCCTTCATCGAGGTGAAGTGGCGCGACCGCGCCGAGGATCTCGATTTCGCGATCGACGAATATCGCCTGCGCCGCGTCGCCGCGGCCGCCGAAATCCTCCGCCATCGCCTCGCCCGACCCGATGATGACATACGGATCGACGTGATGCTGCTTGCGCCGAAGCGATTGCCTCGCCATCTGGTCCACGTCTGGCAGCCCTGA
- the rsmI gene encoding 16S rRNA (cytidine(1402)-2'-O)-methyltransferase: protein MPDSTISDSPLPGLYIVATPIGNLGDIGARAAATLAAADVIAAEDTRVTAKLLAHLGLRVPMTPYHDHSDERTRAALVARMGHEVVVLVSDAGTPLISDPGYKLVRDARAAGRHVTTLPGPCAAIAAITLSGLPSDRFLFAGFLPNKAKARADTLAEFVGLRATLVFYESGPRLAASLAAMAAALGDREAAVAREISKLYEQCVTGTLTELAARYADAPPKGEIVVVVGPPGEQAAEEADDATLDAALVEAMADRPVAQAAKAVAKRFGLDRHDVYARALALREQT, encoded by the coding sequence ATGCCGGATTCGACCATCTCAGATTCTCCCTTGCCCGGACTCTATATCGTGGCGACGCCCATCGGCAACCTCGGCGACATCGGCGCGCGGGCGGCGGCGACCCTCGCCGCCGCCGACGTGATCGCGGCCGAGGATACGCGCGTGACCGCGAAGCTTCTCGCCCATCTGGGTTTGCGTGTGCCGATGACCCCCTATCATGATCATAGCGACGAACGCACCCGCGCAGCGCTGGTTGCGCGGATGGGGCATGAAGTCGTCGTTTTGGTGTCCGATGCCGGCACCCCGCTGATTTCGGACCCGGGCTACAAGCTCGTTCGCGATGCGCGCGCGGCGGGGCGACATGTCACCACCCTGCCCGGCCCCTGCGCCGCGATCGCCGCAATTACCCTGTCGGGCCTGCCAAGCGACCGCTTCCTGTTCGCGGGTTTCCTGCCGAACAAGGCAAAGGCGCGCGCCGATACGCTCGCCGAATTTGTCGGACTGCGCGCAACCCTCGTCTTTTACGAAAGCGGGCCTCGCCTTGCCGCGTCGCTCGCCGCAATGGCCGCAGCACTCGGCGACCGCGAGGCCGCCGTCGCGCGCGAGATCAGCAAGCTCTACGAGCAATGCGTCACCGGGACGCTGACCGAGCTCGCCGCGCGCTATGCCGATGCGCCGCCAAAGGGCGAGATCGTCGTCGTCGTCGGCCCGCCGGGCGAACAGGCAGCCGAGGAAGCCGACGACGCGACGCTCGACGCCGCGCTCGTCGAAGCAATGGCCGACAGGCCTGTCGCGCAAGCGGCAAAGGCGGTGGCGAAGCGCTTCGGACTCGACCGGCACGACGTTTATGCCCGCGCGCTGGCGCTTCGAGAGCAGACTTGA
- the uvrB gene encoding excinuclease ABC subunit UvrB, producing the protein MAIQIRTSLDEIDTAADYVPHRPARPDKVEGGKRFELVSDYEPAGDQPTAIRELVSTALDGERDQVLLGVTGSGKTFTMAKVIEELQRPALILAPNKILAAQLYGEFKSFFPNNAVEYFVSYYDYYQPEAYVPRSDTYIEKESSVNEAIDRMRHSATRALLERDDVIIVASVSCLYGIGSVETYSAMIFDLKKGQVADNREIIRKLVALQYKRNDQAFARGNFRVRGDSLEIFPSHYEDMAWRVSFFGDEIEEITEFDPLTGKKIASLNYVRIYANSHYVTPGPTLKQATEAIRHELAERLKELEAEGRLLEAQRLEQRTNFDLEMIAATGSCAGIENYSRFLTGRLPGEPPPTLFEYLPDNALLFVDESHQTIPQIGAMSKGDHRRKITLAEYGFRLPSCIDNRPLRFAEWDVMRPQTVSVSATPGTWEMDRTQGVFAEQVIRPTGLIDPPVIIRPVEEQVDDLIMEAKATAANGYRTLVTTLTKRMAEDLTEFLHEAGLKVRYMHSDVETLERIEIIRDLRLGVFDVLVGINLLREGLDIPECGLVAILDADKEGFLRSETSLVQTIGRAARNVDGRVILYADRITGSMERAMRETDRRREKQEAYNAEHGITPTTIKRNIGDIIAHVASKDQVTIDIGEDKPAHMVGHNLRAYIQDLEKKMRDAAADLEFEEAGRLRDEIRRLEADELGLPADEQVAPRVGRSNEGKPGTRKGRFGKQSKTKWGR; encoded by the coding sequence ATGGCAATTCAGATTCGTACATCGCTCGATGAAATCGATACGGCCGCGGACTATGTCCCGCACCGCCCTGCCCGCCCCGACAAGGTCGAAGGCGGCAAAAGATTCGAACTGGTCAGCGACTATGAGCCGGCGGGCGACCAGCCGACCGCGATCCGCGAACTGGTGTCGACCGCCCTCGACGGTGAGCGCGATCAGGTGCTGCTCGGCGTCACCGGCTCGGGCAAGACCTTCACCATGGCCAAGGTCATCGAGGAATTGCAGCGCCCGGCGCTGATCCTCGCCCCGAACAAGATCCTCGCGGCGCAGCTCTATGGCGAGTTCAAGAGCTTCTTTCCGAACAATGCGGTCGAATATTTCGTCAGCTATTACGACTATTACCAGCCCGAGGCCTATGTGCCGCGCTCGGACACCTATATCGAGAAGGAAAGCTCGGTAAACGAAGCGATCGACCGGATGCGCCATTCGGCGACGCGCGCGCTGCTCGAACGCGACGACGTGATCATCGTCGCGTCGGTGTCGTGCCTCTACGGCATCGGGTCGGTCGAGACTTACTCGGCGATGATCTTCGACCTCAAAAAGGGTCAGGTCGCCGACAATCGCGAGATCATCCGCAAGCTCGTCGCGCTCCAGTACAAGCGCAACGATCAGGCCTTTGCGCGCGGCAATTTCCGCGTGCGCGGCGACAGCCTCGAAATCTTCCCCTCGCACTACGAGGACATGGCGTGGCGCGTCAGCTTCTTCGGCGACGAGATCGAGGAGATCACCGAATTCGATCCGCTGACCGGCAAGAAGATCGCCAGCCTCAACTATGTCCGCATCTATGCGAACAGCCACTATGTCACCCCGGGGCCGACGCTCAAACAGGCGACCGAGGCGATCCGCCACGAGCTTGCCGAGCGCCTCAAGGAACTCGAGGCCGAGGGCCGGCTGCTCGAGGCACAGCGGCTCGAACAGCGCACCAATTTCGACCTCGAAATGATCGCCGCGACGGGCAGCTGCGCGGGGATCGAGAATTACAGCCGCTTCCTGACCGGCCGCCTGCCCGGCGAGCCGCCGCCGACTTTGTTCGAATATCTCCCCGACAACGCCCTGCTGTTCGTCGACGAGAGCCACCAGACGATCCCGCAGATCGGCGCGATGTCGAAGGGCGATCACCGCCGCAAGATCACGCTGGCCGAATATGGCTTCCGCCTGCCGTCGTGCATCGACAACCGGCCGCTGCGTTTTGCAGAATGGGACGTCATGCGGCCGCAGACGGTCAGCGTCTCGGCGACGCCCGGCACGTGGGAGATGGACCGCACGCAGGGCGTCTTCGCCGAACAGGTGATCCGCCCGACGGGGCTCATCGACCCGCCGGTGATCATCCGTCCGGTCGAGGAACAGGTCGACGACCTGATCATGGAGGCCAAGGCGACCGCGGCAAACGGCTATCGCACCCTCGTCACGACGCTGACCAAGCGCATGGCCGAAGACCTTACCGAATTCCTCCACGAGGCGGGGCTCAAGGTCCGTTACATGCACTCGGACGTCGAGACGCTGGAGCGTATCGAGATCATCCGCGACCTCCGCCTCGGGGTGTTCGACGTGCTCGTCGGGATCAACCTGCTGCGCGAAGGGCTCGATATCCCCGAGTGCGGACTCGTCGCGATCCTCGATGCCGACAAGGAAGGCTTTCTGCGCAGCGAGACGTCGCTGGTGCAGACGATCGGCCGCGCCGCGCGCAATGTCGACGGGCGCGTCATCCTCTATGCCGACCGCATCACCGGCAGCATGGAACGCGCGATGCGCGAGACCGACCGCCGCCGCGAAAAGCAGGAGGCCTATAACGCCGAACACGGCATCACCCCGACGACGATCAAGCGCAATATCGGCGACATCATCGCGCATGTCGCGTCGAAGGATCAGGTGACGATCGACATCGGCGAGGACAAGCCGGCGCATATGGTCGGCCACAACCTCCGCGCCTATATCCAGGACCTCGAAAAGAAGATGCGCGACGCCGCCGCCGACCTGGAGTTCGAGGAAGCCGGGCGCCTGCGTGACGAGATCCGCCGATTGGAAGCCGACGAGCTCGGCCTCCCCGCCGATGAACAGGTCGCCCCGCGCGTCGGCCGCTCGAACGAAGGCAAGCCGGGGACGCGCAAGGGGCGGTTCGGCAAGCAGAGCAAGACCAAGTGGGGGCGATAG
- the infC gene encoding translation initiation factor IF-3: MTRRPMDRMPPKNGPRYNEFIASPKVRVIDEEGENLGVMLTAEAIEQAASVGLDLVEVSPNADPPVCKFLDVGKFKYEAQKKANLARKSQKTQEIKEIKMRPNIDDHDFDVKMRKVFDFLEEGDKVKMTMRFRGREMSHTQLGLNVLQRVAEMTAEVAKVEAHPRTEGRQMLMVLAPK; encoded by the coding sequence ATGACTCGCCGCCCGATGGACCGAATGCCGCCCAAGAATGGCCCGCGATACAATGAATTCATCGCTTCCCCCAAGGTCCGCGTGATCGACGAGGAAGGCGAAAATCTGGGCGTCATGCTGACCGCCGAAGCGATCGAACAGGCGGCCTCCGTCGGTCTGGACCTTGTCGAAGTGTCCCCGAATGCCGATCCGCCGGTGTGCAAGTTCCTCGACGTGGGCAAGTTCAAATACGAAGCCCAGAAAAAGGCGAACCTCGCGCGCAAGAGCCAGAAGACGCAGGAAATCAAAGAGATCAAGATGCGTCCGAATATCGACGATCATGATTTCGACGTGAAGATGCGCAAGGTCTTCGACTTCCTCGAGGAAGGCGACAAGGTCAAGATGACCATGCGCTTCCGCGGCCGCGAGATGAGCCACACCCAGCTCGGCCTCAACGTGCTCCAGCGCGTCGCCGAGATGACGGCGGAAGTCGCGAAGGTCGAGGCGCACCCGCGCACCGAAGGCCGCCAGATGCTGATGGTACTGGCGCCGAAATAA
- a CDS encoding DUF3617 domain-containing protein, with protein sequence MKQIMTIAALGVALAVSGCGKSENAGGTVKREAGNWKTDIKLVKFDVPGMPEEMKAGMKQMMEGASGMDQCFTQEQVDKEDIAAELAKGPGNGGECTWSKKEVGGGKIDVAGTCKANGQTVDMAMNGTIEAKKNDVTITTKGKVPTGGDMEMVLQMTSVHTGPCKPAGASAT encoded by the coding sequence ATGAAACAGATTATGACGATTGCGGCCCTCGGTGTCGCATTGGCGGTGTCGGGCTGCGGCAAGAGCGAAAACGCCGGCGGCACGGTGAAGCGCGAAGCGGGCAACTGGAAAACCGATATCAAGCTGGTGAAGTTCGACGTTCCCGGCATGCCCGAGGAAATGAAGGCGGGCATGAAGCAGATGATGGAAGGTGCCAGCGGCATGGACCAGTGCTTCACGCAGGAACAGGTCGATAAGGAAGACATCGCGGCCGAACTCGCCAAGGGACCCGGCAACGGCGGCGAATGCACCTGGTCGAAGAAGGAAGTCGGCGGCGGCAAGATCGACGTCGCGGGCACCTGTAAGGCCAATGGCCAAACCGTCGACATGGCGATGAACGGCACGATCGAAGCGAAGAAGAACGACGTGACGATCACCACCAAGGGCAAGGTCCCCACCGGCGGCGACATGGAAATGGTGCTGCAGATGACGAGCGTCCACACCGGTCCGTGCAAGCCGGCCGGCGCCTCGGCGACCTGA
- a CDS encoding DUF3617 domain-containing protein produces the protein MKKFITVALLGASLAVAGCGKSDNSADAGAEKASGASTASSSAPVKREAGNWKTDIKLVKFDMPGVPDNMKDQMAKQFASASGTEQCVTQEQVDQENPADALSKGFGEGCTWSKKEIGGSTVDVAGTCTSNGQKVELAMNGTMAAKKTDVLVTSKGPAPAGGQMEMQMQVTSTNVGPCKA, from the coding sequence ATGAAAAAGTTTATTACGGTGGCGCTGCTCGGCGCATCGCTCGCGGTCGCCGGCTGCGGCAAGTCGGACAATTCGGCCGACGCCGGCGCGGAAAAGGCCAGCGGCGCCAGCACCGCATCGTCGTCCGCTCCGGTCAAGCGCGAAGCCGGCAACTGGAAGACCGACATCAAGCTGGTCAAATTCGACATGCCGGGCGTGCCCGACAATATGAAGGACCAGATGGCGAAGCAGTTCGCATCGGCCAGCGGCACCGAACAGTGCGTGACGCAGGAACAGGTCGATCAGGAAAACCCCGCCGACGCGCTGTCGAAGGGCTTCGGCGAAGGCTGCACCTGGTCGAAGAAAGAGATCGGCGGCAGCACGGTCGACGTCGCCGGCACCTGTACCTCGAACGGCCAGAAGGTCGAACTCGCGATGAACGGCACGATGGCGGCCAAGAAGACCGACGTGCTCGTCACATCCAAGGGGCCCGCTCCGGCCGGCGGCCAGATGGAAATGCAGATGCAGGTGACCAGCACCAACGTCGGTCCCTGCAAGGCCTGA
- a CDS encoding TetR/AcrR family transcriptional regulator: MNAVDTRHRILMTAMELFWEKGYGSTSIADILSRSQVHSGSLYHFFPGKQDVLVGVLEMYRDGIGEMLLAPNWEGVDDPIDRIFALLAGYRTHLIVTDCTYGCPIGSLALEIHEPDPVVRELMAANFTNWSTAIAGCFDAAAHRLPPGSDANALGEFVLTVMEGAVMQARTYRDIGYFDRNIAVLRDYVTTLLQAAKRDSFA; the protein is encoded by the coding sequence ATGAACGCCGTCGATACCCGTCACCGTATCCTGATGACCGCGATGGAGCTGTTCTGGGAGAAGGGCTATGGCTCGACCTCGATCGCCGACATATTGTCGCGCAGCCAGGTCCATTCGGGTAGCCTCTATCATTTCTTCCCCGGCAAGCAGGACGTTCTCGTCGGGGTGCTCGAAATGTATCGCGACGGCATCGGCGAGATGCTGCTGGCGCCGAACTGGGAGGGCGTCGACGATCCGATCGACCGGATTTTCGCGCTGCTCGCCGGTTACCGCACCCATTTGATCGTCACCGACTGCACCTATGGCTGCCCGATCGGCAGCCTCGCGCTCGAGATTCACGAGCCCGATCCGGTGGTGCGCGAGCTGATGGCGGCGAACTTCACCAATTGGTCGACGGCGATCGCGGGCTGCTTCGATGCCGCGGCGCATCGCCTGCCGCCCGGCAGCGACGCGAATGCGCTCGGCGAGTTCGTGCTGACGGTGATGGAGGGCGCGGTGATGCAGGCGCGCACCTATCGCGACATCGGCTATTTTGACCGCAACATCGCTGTATTGCGCGACTATGTCACCACATTGCTGCAAGCGGCAAAGCGTGATAGCTTCGCCTGA
- a CDS encoding S10 family peptidase, giving the protein MKSGLSLIALALAAATPAALHAQDKPDDKAKAEKPAADYEPQVHTTKLSGTFGGQRVNYAATIGETILKNKDGVAEAAIVTTAYVKEPRDPSRPVTFLFNGGPGSGTVWLMMGAFGPKRVAIPSDARDDGAPPYPIVDNPDALLDVTDVVFIDPPGTGFSHLIGKANPEDYYGVTQDAKAVAEVIRRWLNDNGRWNSPKFLGGESYGTTRSAAVANQLMNETYNDVALNGIILISTVLDFAAGADTPGNELSYITNLPSMAATAQFHGKAGGGASVEAFVEEARQWAIGPYASALLKGQKLQGEERAAIRRDLARFTGLSETYLESADLRVTPNRFYKELLRDRGLTVGRLDSRYTGKDYDSAGEGPDNDPSFYGIDASYTAAINSWSRDTLGFKTDREYQSIGRIGGQWDWRIGGRDSNAYLNVAPYIGQALRENSGLRVFVGQGYYDFATPFFAAEYALSRTGIPQDRVEYQYYGAGHMMYIRDEDRHKLSADIRAFIRGR; this is encoded by the coding sequence ATGAAATCGGGTCTGTCGCTGATCGCCCTGGCGCTTGCCGCCGCCACCCCTGCCGCCCTGCACGCGCAGGACAAGCCGGACGACAAGGCGAAAGCAGAGAAGCCCGCGGCCGATTACGAGCCGCAGGTACACACGACGAAGCTCAGCGGCACGTTCGGCGGCCAGCGCGTCAACTATGCTGCGACGATCGGCGAGACGATCCTCAAGAACAAGGATGGCGTCGCCGAGGCGGCGATCGTCACCACCGCCTATGTCAAGGAACCGCGCGACCCAAGCCGCCCGGTGACCTTCCTGTTCAACGGCGGCCCGGGGTCGGGCACCGTCTGGCTGATGATGGGGGCGTTCGGGCCGAAGCGGGTCGCGATCCCCAGCGACGCACGCGACGACGGCGCCCCGCCTTACCCGATCGTCGACAATCCCGACGCCTTGCTCGACGTCACCGATGTCGTCTTCATCGACCCGCCGGGCACCGGTTTCTCGCACCTGATCGGCAAGGCGAACCCCGAGGATTATTACGGCGTCACGCAGGATGCGAAGGCGGTCGCCGAAGTGATCCGCCGCTGGCTCAATGACAATGGCCGCTGGAACAGCCCCAAGTTCCTCGGCGGCGAAAGCTATGGCACGACGCGCTCGGCCGCGGTCGCGAACCAGTTGATGAACGAGACGTACAATGACGTCGCGCTCAACGGCATCATCCTGATTTCGACCGTGCTCGACTTCGCCGCAGGCGCCGACACGCCGGGCAACGAGCTCAGCTATATCACCAACCTGCCCTCGATGGCGGCGACGGCGCAATTCCACGGCAAGGCCGGCGGCGGCGCGTCGGTCGAAGCCTTCGTCGAGGAAGCGCGGCAATGGGCGATCGGCCCCTATGCCTCGGCGCTGCTCAAGGGCCAGAAATTGCAGGGCGAAGAACGCGCCGCGATCCGCCGCGACCTCGCGCGCTTTACCGGGCTTTCGGAAACCTATCTCGAAAGCGCCGACCTGCGCGTCACCCCGAATCGCTTCTACAAGGAATTGCTGCGCGATCGCGGGCTGACCGTCGGCCGCCTCGACAGCCGCTACACCGGCAAGGATTATGACAGTGCCGGCGAGGGGCCCGACAACGACCCCAGCTTCTATGGCATCGACGCGAGCTACACCGCCGCGATCAACAGCTGGAGCCGCGATACGCTGGGGTTCAAAACGGATCGCGAATATCAATCGATCGGCCGCATCGGCGGTCAGTGGGACTGGCGGATCGGCGGCCGCGACAGCAACGCTTACCTCAACGTCGCGCCCTATATCGGGCAGGCGCTGCGCGAGAATTCGGGGCTGCGCGTGTTCGTCGGCCAGGGCTATTATGATTTCGCGACGCCCTTCTTCGCTGCCGAATATGCGCTGTCACGCACCGGCATCCCGCAGGACCGCGTCGAATATCAATATTATGGCGCGGGCCACATGATGTATATCCGCGACGAGGACCGCCATAAATTGTCGGCGGACATCCGCGCCTTCATTCGCGGGCGCTGA
- a CDS encoding penicillin-binding protein activator — translation MAETAIERQANAASRRKMLRTMTTLAMAGLLAACQVVPKSNGPATPPPPDRPADDIGPGLPTDTDRHRVALLVPETGPNADVGTAIANATTMALLDSRTEKVRITTYDTALGAAAAARQAVADGNKLILGPLLSEDVAAVAPIARAAKVPVLSFSNDSSVAGNGVFIMGFVPGQSVERVVAYARGKGHARFGALVPKNVYGDRSAAAFRTAVTEAGGTLVAVESYDRSATALSGAARRLASGGAMDAVLIADSGGTAIRAVPLIKSSGNKQILGTELWNTEASLGSNAAMRGAWFASVSDGLYGQLAGKYRTRFGKAPYRLASLGYDSVLLTVRIARDWKPGTSFPASRLLATDGFGGIDGIFRFNNRGIALRALEVSEVGAGGFRVVDPAPTKW, via the coding sequence ATGGCAGAAACTGCAATCGAGCGCCAAGCCAATGCGGCATCGCGGCGAAAAATGCTTCGCACGATGACGACGCTGGCGATGGCAGGGCTGCTTGCGGCATGTCAGGTCGTCCCCAAATCCAATGGTCCGGCGACCCCGCCGCCGCCCGACCGCCCGGCCGACGACATCGGTCCCGGTCTGCCGACCGACACCGATCGTCACCGTGTCGCGCTGCTGGTCCCCGAGACCGGCCCCAATGCCGACGTCGGCACCGCGATCGCCAATGCGACGACGATGGCGCTGCTCGATTCGCGCACCGAAAAGGTCCGCATCACCACCTATGACACCGCGCTCGGCGCTGCTGCGGCGGCACGGCAGGCGGTCGCCGACGGCAACAAGCTGATCCTCGGCCCGCTGCTCAGCGAGGATGTCGCGGCGGTCGCGCCGATCGCGCGCGCCGCGAAGGTGCCGGTATTGAGCTTCTCGAACGACAGCAGCGTCGCGGGCAACGGCGTCTTCATCATGGGCTTCGTCCCCGGCCAGTCGGTCGAACGCGTCGTCGCCTATGCGCGCGGCAAGGGCCATGCGCGTTTCGGGGCGCTGGTGCCCAAGAATGTCTATGGCGACCGTTCGGCTGCCGCCTTCCGCACTGCGGTGACCGAAGCCGGCGGGACGCTGGTCGCAGTCGAAAGCTATGACCGCAGCGCCACCGCGCTGTCGGGTGCGGCGCGGCGGCTCGCCAGCGGCGGCGCGATGGATGCGGTGCTGATCGCCGACAGCGGCGGTACCGCGATCCGCGCCGTGCCGCTGATCAAGAGCAGCGGCAACAAGCAGATCCTCGGCACCGAACTCTGGAACACCGAGGCGTCGCTCGGCAGCAATGCCGCGATGCGCGGCGCGTGGTTCGCCAGCGTGTCGGATGGGCTCTATGGCCAGCTCGCGGGTAAATATCGCACCCGGTTCGGCAAGGCGCCGTACCGGCTCGCCAGCCTCGGTTACGACTCGGTGCTGCTGACCGTCCGCATCGCGCGCGACTGGAAACCGGGGACGAGCTTCCCGGCAAGCCGGCTGCTCGCCACGGACGGGTTCGGCGGTATCGACGGCATTTTCCGGTTCAACAACCGCGGCATAGCGCTCCGCGCGCTCGAGGTCAGCGAAGTGGGCGCCGGCGGTTTCCGCGTCGTCGATCCTGCGCCGACGAAATGGTGA